The genomic window CGGAGATCGTCTCACTCCTGAAGGAGAGCATCGCCGAGGAGGGGATATCGATGTTGTTCATCTCGCACGATCTCGCGCTCGTGCAGGACCTCTGCCGCGCGATCTACATCTTCAAGGACGGCAGGGTCGAGGACTTCGGTTCCCCGGATTTCATCTTTCTGCAATCACGAAATCCGTACACCCGCAGCCTGATCGATGCACGTTCCCTGCGGTTCACGCACTAAACGCGTCGGCGAATCTCTTCCAGGAAGGAGTAGCCGGCAACAGCTTTCTTGCACCTTAGCTGAAACGAGCGGCAGACCGACGCCGTAGAAAGGTAAATCATGAGTGACACATTCAGACTGGCTGTAACTGGTCAATCCCTCATCAAGCACGATACCCGCGGCATCGATATCCCGGCATTTCAGCAGGTGCAGGAGGTGCTCCGGCAAGCCGATCTCGCTTTCACCAATTTCGAAGGGACAATTCTCGGACGCCATGGCGGATGGCCTCTCAAAGGATCGTTCTTCGGCAGCAGTGGACCCGTTGTCCTCGACGCGCTCCGGTCTATGGGGTTTCAGGCGCTTTCGTTGTCTAACAACCATGCCTTCGATCTCGGTCCGTCCGGTGTTCTGTCAACACTGGAAGAGGTGGAACAGCGCGGCTTTCTCCATGCCGGTCTCGGCCGAAACCATACCGAAGCCGCTCGCGCGGCAACCGGGACGTTCGGCGGCAGACGCGTGGCGATCGTTGCCATGGACGGCGGTCCCGGCCCGGATTTCATGTATGCCACGGACGGAACCGATAGCCGGCCCGAGCGCCCGGGTGTGAACCGGCTCCGGCTCACCCAGGTGATCGAGGTTGATGATGAGGCATTCAGACGACTGAATGATCTGCGCGAGAAAGTCGGCTACACGACGATGGACCTTACAAACGACAGCCAGCCCGATGACCCGCCGCACATCGAGCTGGAAGCGGAAATGGGCATTGCCCGCGCGATCTTCCGCCGATCTGACAGGTTCGGACGCGGCGTCAGGGTCGACAAGAAGGACATGGCGCGAAATCTCGCGGCGATCACGTCAGCCGCGCAAGAGGGATGCCTCGTCATCGCCTACCTGCATCACCATCATTGGGCATCGGATTGGTATCAGGTCCCTGACTGGGGCGGGTCTATCGCGAAGCAATGCATCGATGCCGGTGCATCGATGTTCCTCAGCCATGGCGCTCCTGTCCTTCAGCCGGTCGAGATTTATCGCGGCCGGCCGATCTTCTACAGCCTGGGCAATTTCGTATTCCATGTTCGTTCCGAGGGATCGTTGTGGACGGCGTCGGAAATCTGGCAAAGCGTCATCGGATCATGCCAGTTTGATTCCCGGAACGAACTGGTCGATATGACATTTGTCCCGATTGTCATTGCCGCCGGCAAAGCATCTGCGGATGGCCGTTCGGGAGACCTTCTGGTTCCTCAACGCGCGACAGGAAAAGTTGCCGAAGAGATACTGCATCGATTCAGTGAGCAGTCCCGTCAGGTTGGGACCAACATCACTGTCTCCGACGGGATTGGCTCCGTAAAGCTGGGGTGATGAGGAGCTGGTTTACTGGGTCCTGAATTCGGCGAGCTACAGAGTAATTGGCTGGCAACTTCTCATTGTGAAGCTGGACGTCATTCCTCTGTCGGCGCAGCATTCTTCTGTTTCCGGGAAGGTCTGTTTGCCTTCTCGGATTTCAACAGGTCCGCAGCCTCGATCCCAAGAACCTGTGCCAGGGTGTCTACGGTATCTATGGTGGGGCTATAGACGCGACGCTCCAGCGAACTGATGTAGCCGCGATCGAGGTTGGCGAGGGCTGCCAACCCCTCTTGCGAGAGGCCTTTCTCATTTCGCCGGTTTCTAAGATTACGCGCAAATATATCTCTTATTTCCATACG from Rhizobium sp. ACO-34A includes these protein-coding regions:
- a CDS encoding capsule biosynthesis protein CapA gives rise to the protein MSDTFRLAVTGQSLIKHDTRGIDIPAFQQVQEVLRQADLAFTNFEGTILGRHGGWPLKGSFFGSSGPVVLDALRSMGFQALSLSNNHAFDLGPSGVLSTLEEVEQRGFLHAGLGRNHTEAARAATGTFGGRRVAIVAMDGGPGPDFMYATDGTDSRPERPGVNRLRLTQVIEVDDEAFRRLNDLREKVGYTTMDLTNDSQPDDPPHIELEAEMGIARAIFRRSDRFGRGVRVDKKDMARNLAAITSAAQEGCLVIAYLHHHHWASDWYQVPDWGGSIAKQCIDAGASMFLSHGAPVLQPVEIYRGRPIFYSLGNFVFHVRSEGSLWTASEIWQSVIGSCQFDSRNELVDMTFVPIVIAAGKASADGRSGDLLVPQRATGKVAEEILHRFSEQSRQVGTNITVSDGIGSVKLG
- a CDS encoding transcriptional regulator, which encodes MEIRDIFARNLRNRRNEKGLSQEGLAALANLDRGYISSLERRVYSPTIDTVDTLAQVLGIEAADLLKSEKANRPSRKQKNAAPTEE